The sequence below is a genomic window from Rhizobium gallicum bv. gallicum R602sp.
TCGCCCAGATGTTCTTCGGCTGGGAAGGCGTGGGTCTGGCTTCGTATCTGCTCATCGGGTTCTGGTACAAGAAACCGTCGGCAAACGCCGCCGCAATCAAGGCCTTCGTCGTCAACCGCGTCGGCGACTTCGGCTTCGTACTCGGTATTGCCGGCATCTTCGTTCTATTCGGTTCGATCAACCTCGACACGATCTTCGCCAATGCCTCGAGCTTCGCGCCGCATGAGGGCGTCGAATCCGCGGGTGAAGTCGTACTTAACCTCTTCGGCATGCAGCTCGACAAGGCGCATGCGCTGACCGGCATCTGCCTGTTGCTCTTCATGGGCGCGATGGGCAAGTCCGCTCAATTCCTGCTGCATACCTGGCTGCCGGACGCTATGGAAGGCCCGACTCCGGTTTCGGCACTCATCCACGCCGCGACCATGGTCACCGCCGGCGTCTTCCTCGTCGCACGCATGTCGCCGCTCTTTGAATTGTCGCCCGATGCGCTGGTCTTCGTCACCATGATTGGCGCGATCACCGCCTTCTTCGCGGCGACCGTCGGTCTCGTGCAGAACGACATCAAGCGCGTCATCGCCTATTCGACCTGCTCGCAGCTCGGCTACATGTTCGTGGCGCTCGGCGTCGGGGCCTACGGTGCGGCGATCTTCCACCTCTTCACACACGCCTTCTTCAAGGCGCTGCTCTTCCTCGGCGCCGGATCGGTGATCCATGCCGTCGACGGCGAGCAGGACATGCGTTACATGGGCGGCCTTCGTAGGCACATCCCGGTTACCTTCTGGATGATGACGATCGGCACGCTGGCGCTGACCGGCGTCGGCATTCCGTTCACGCCGGTCGGTTTCGCCGGCTTCTTCTCGAAGGACGTGATTATCGAAGCGACCTACGCCTCGCATTCACCGGTTGCAGGCTTCGCGTTTACGCTTCTGGTGATCGCGGCCCTGTTCACGAGCTTCTATTCCTGGCGTCTTGCCTTCCTCACCTTCTTCGGCACGCCGCGTGCCTCGCACGAGGTGATGCAC
It includes:
- the nuoL gene encoding NADH-quinone oxidoreductase subunit L gives rise to the protein MFLYKAIVFLPLIGAMIAGLFGRAIGAKASEYVTCGLMIVAAVLSWYVFLTVGMGHLEGGPIKVEVLRWIQSGGIDVSWSLRVDTLTSVMLIVVNTVSTLVHIYSIGYMHHDPHRPRFFAYLSLFTFAMLMLVTSDNLAQMFFGWEGVGLASYLLIGFWYKKPSANAAAIKAFVVNRVGDFGFVLGIAGIFVLFGSINLDTIFANASSFAPHEGVESAGEVVLNLFGMQLDKAHALTGICLLLFMGAMGKSAQFLLHTWLPDAMEGPTPVSALIHAATMVTAGVFLVARMSPLFELSPDALVFVTMIGAITAFFAATVGLVQNDIKRVIAYSTCSQLGYMFVALGVGAYGAAIFHLFTHAFFKALLFLGAGSVIHAVDGEQDMRYMGGLRRHIPVTFWMMTIGTLALTGVGIPFTPVGFAGFFSKDVIIEATYASHSPVAGFAFTLLVIAALFTSFYSWRLAFLTFFGTPRASHEVMHHVHESPQVMLVPLYLLAVGAVLAGVLFEGYFYGHHYAEFWKGALFTGAENELLEEFHHVPAWVALSPFIAMLLGFVTAWYMYIKSPSTPRVLAQQHRVLYQFLLNKWYFDELYDFLFVRSAKALGRFLWKKGDIGVIDAYGPNGVAARVVDVTNRVVRLQTGYLYHYAFAMLIGIAALVTWMMLGSSF